A genomic region of Methylobacterium durans contains the following coding sequences:
- the pelF gene encoding GT4 family glycosyltransferase PelF: protein MRFLSSAPKREPEADVCLVVEGCYPYVRGGVSTWVDWLIRGNPDLTFAIVAIVADRGPREIRYTLPENVVAFSDLHLHTDFRSQPWQESARTSETEEILAEQLIALVRGGGLDAFDRLVRLVNDPESGLTHASLMASPLSWRVTCQMYERLMPHASFLHFFWAWRALFGGLFAVLKAPLPRARVYHTISTGYAGLVAARAALETGRPALITEHGIYTNERRVEVLMAEWICDTVDKGISLTDERVDLRDIWMQIFDAHALICYQACSRIITLYEDNQRLQKALGAAPSRLAVIANGIDVESYAALPVAGPDAPPTMALIGRVVPIKDVKSYIEAAAILRQRIPGLQALVMGPTDEDAAYFEECLDLVRDLDLGDTVVFTGSIKLVEHLSRVHVVVLTSLSEAQPLVILEAGAAGIPCVATDVGSCREILEGRSTETPRLGAGGAVTPLVSPRETAAAVEQLLRDERLRREQGEALRVRVRRYYASEDALSAYRDTYAHYLAPARAEATASGS, encoded by the coding sequence ATGCGCTTCCTGTCTAGCGCGCCGAAGCGCGAGCCGGAGGCCGATGTCTGCCTCGTGGTCGAGGGCTGCTACCCCTACGTGCGCGGTGGCGTCTCGACCTGGGTCGATTGGCTGATCCGCGGCAATCCGGACCTCACCTTCGCCATCGTCGCCATCGTCGCCGACAGGGGCCCGCGGGAGATCCGCTACACGCTGCCCGAGAACGTCGTCGCCTTCTCAGACCTCCACCTGCACACGGATTTCCGCTCGCAGCCCTGGCAGGAATCCGCGCGGACGTCCGAGACGGAGGAGATCCTCGCCGAGCAGCTCATCGCGCTCGTCCGCGGCGGCGGCCTCGACGCCTTCGACCGGCTCGTTCGCCTCGTCAACGATCCCGAGAGCGGGCTGACCCACGCGAGCCTGATGGCGTCCCCGCTTTCCTGGAGGGTGACCTGCCAGATGTACGAGCGGCTGATGCCGCACGCCTCGTTCCTGCACTTCTTCTGGGCGTGGCGCGCCCTGTTCGGCGGGCTCTTCGCCGTCCTGAAGGCGCCCCTGCCGCGGGCGCGGGTCTACCACACCATCTCGACGGGCTATGCCGGCCTGGTGGCGGCCCGGGCCGCGCTCGAGACCGGCCGCCCGGCGCTCATCACCGAGCACGGGATCTACACGAACGAGCGCCGCGTCGAGGTCCTGATGGCGGAGTGGATCTGCGACACCGTCGACAAGGGGATCTCGCTCACCGACGAGCGCGTCGACCTGCGCGACATCTGGATGCAGATCTTCGATGCGCACGCCCTGATCTGCTACCAAGCCTGCAGCCGCATCATCACCCTCTACGAGGACAATCAGCGCCTCCAGAAGGCGCTCGGTGCGGCCCCCTCCCGGCTCGCCGTGATCGCCAACGGCATCGACGTCGAAAGTTACGCGGCACTGCCCGTGGCGGGTCCGGACGCCCCCCCGACCATGGCGCTGATCGGGCGCGTCGTCCCGATCAAGGACGTGAAATCCTACATCGAGGCGGCGGCGATCCTGCGCCAGCGCATTCCCGGGCTCCAGGCGCTCGTGATGGGGCCGACGGACGAGGATGCCGCCTATTTCGAGGAATGCCTCGACCTCGTTCGCGATCTCGACCTCGGCGACACCGTCGTCTTCACCGGCTCGATCAAGCTCGTCGAGCACCTCTCTCGGGTTCACGTCGTCGTGCTGACGAGCCTCAGCGAGGCGCAGCCCCTCGTCATCCTTGAGGCGGGCGCCGCCGGAATTCCGTGCGTTGCCACCGATGTCGGTTCCTGCCGGGAGATCCTCGAGGGCCGCTCCACCGAGACGCCGAGGCTTGGCGCGGGCGGGGCGGTGACGCCCCTCGTCAGCCCGCGCGAGACGGCCGCGGCGGTCGAGCAGCTGCTGCGCGACGAGCGGCTTCGCCGGGAGCAAGGGGAGGCCCTGCGCGTTCGGGTGCGCCGCTATTACGCCTCCGAGGACGCGCTCTCGGCCTATCGCGACACCTATGCCCACTACCTCGCGCCCGCACGGGCCGAGGCGACCGCTTCCGGGAGCTGA
- a CDS encoding tetratricopeptide repeat protein → MSTARLLVAVALVISAVAAYLLQSGPEERIAMLVRDGRNAEAVIEIERLLATGAARPRVLMTLAILQDSAGERTRATDLMELYVLSRPRDRDALAWLVQAYEASDDVDGLIESQAKLAAVDPSPAQIGRLVALYRYHGRFAEESAALERFAEQGALTTDQLERLAQLLAAEGRIQRAVEVLRGLDERLDDAAERPRRLLFELLIGQGRFEEAAERAKRWLTAWRKPWLAAQLTQRFAARAPLPEARDLAMTSAALHPDAKLYLAKSLAEQGNRRLATALLLGWPYEGMPLTKPNIDGYVAAAAATGIPTLIWSRFSMLRSRPGEKEAQALYAEAIAAEYGLSAIAMLQPALPDDVLRKRPVFAARIALHRGQQLRARQILAEAKLEAMTAAELAQWLDFVLQLNTAQGALATLQNLEQRMQLPEGLHAAYRALAARLGRPTGPAIAIATSRHLAGISR, encoded by the coding sequence ATGAGCACCGCTAGGCTTCTCGTCGCCGTCGCGCTCGTGATCTCCGCGGTCGCGGCCTACCTGCTGCAATCCGGCCCCGAGGAGCGGATCGCGATGCTCGTGCGCGACGGGCGCAACGCGGAGGCCGTGATCGAGATCGAGCGTCTGCTGGCCACCGGGGCCGCGCGCCCTCGCGTGCTCATGACGCTCGCGATCCTGCAGGATTCTGCGGGCGAGCGGACCCGCGCCACCGACCTCATGGAACTCTACGTGCTCTCGCGCCCCCGCGACCGGGACGCACTCGCGTGGCTGGTTCAGGCCTACGAGGCATCCGACGACGTCGACGGCCTCATCGAGTCGCAGGCCAAGCTCGCCGCGGTCGATCCGAGCCCGGCGCAGATCGGCCGGCTCGTCGCGCTCTACCGCTACCATGGCCGGTTCGCCGAGGAATCCGCCGCGCTGGAACGCTTCGCGGAGCAGGGGGCCCTGACGACGGACCAACTCGAGCGCCTCGCCCAGCTGCTCGCCGCCGAGGGGCGCATCCAGCGCGCGGTCGAGGTGCTGCGCGGCCTCGACGAGCGCCTCGACGACGCGGCCGAGCGGCCCCGGCGCCTGCTGTTCGAACTCCTGATCGGCCAGGGCCGCTTCGAGGAGGCGGCCGAGCGCGCGAAGCGCTGGCTGACGGCCTGGCGCAAGCCCTGGCTCGCCGCCCAGCTCACCCAGCGCTTCGCCGCGCGGGCGCCTCTGCCCGAGGCGCGCGACCTCGCGATGACGAGCGCGGCGCTCCATCCGGACGCGAAGCTCTACCTCGCCAAGAGCCTCGCCGAGCAGGGCAACCGGCGCCTCGCCACCGCGCTCCTCCTCGGCTGGCCCTACGAGGGCATGCCGCTCACCAAGCCCAACATCGACGGGTACGTCGCCGCCGCCGCTGCGACCGGCATCCCCACGCTGATCTGGTCCCGGTTCTCCATGCTGCGCTCCCGTCCGGGCGAGAAGGAAGCTCAGGCGCTCTACGCCGAGGCCATCGCGGCGGAATACGGCCTCTCGGCCATCGCGATGCTTCAGCCGGCGCTCCCCGACGACGTGCTGCGGAAGCGCCCGGTCTTCGCGGCCCGCATCGCCCTGCATCGCGGACAGCAGCTCCGCGCCCGGCAGATCCTGGCCGAGGCCAAGCTCGAGGCGATGACGGCGGCCGAGCTCGCGCAGTGGCTCGACTTCGTCCTGCAACTGAACACGGCGCAGGGCGCCCTCGCCACCCTTCAGAATCTCGAGCAGCGGATGCAGCTGCCCGAGGGCCTTCACGCAGCCTATCGCGCCCTGGCGGCGCGGCTCGGGCGGCCGACGGGACCGGCGATCGCGATCGCCACGAGCCGGCATCTGGCGGGGATCTCACGGTGA